Below is a window of Pseudomonas sp. B21-040 DNA.
GGTGTATCAGAAGGTGGTTTTCAGCGTCAGGTACACAGCGCCACGGTCTTCTGTGGTTGCGCCGCCTCCCGAGAAGGCCGAATAGCCACCGGCGTAGCAGGCATAGTTTTCGTTGCCACTGAAGGCGTTCGGGGTCGATCCATCGCCACTTCCGGCGTTGGCTGCACCGGTGCTGTTGCCGCTGACGTTGCACTTGTCAGTCTTGCCAAAGGAATCCACATACTTGAGATCGACAAAGTATTTGTTGTAAACGATGGCGCCGATGCCAGCGGCGTAGGTACCAGTGTCCTTGGCGCCACCGCCGACCACAGGGGAAACACCATCGAGGCCAACGTTCACGGACATCGGCGTGTTCAAGTCCACGCCCGGAAACACCTGGTACCAGGTCGGTGTGAAGTTGACGGCGATACCCCAGTTGTCGCGGGTCGGCGCATCGATACCGCGGTAAGTGCTCTTGCCTTTGTAGAGTGCCGAGTTCTTGTCATCGAGCTTGAGCAGGTTGCTGTAATACAGTTCGGCGAGCAGCACGGCCTGGTCGTACACCGGCGTCTTGGGCAGGGTCATCAAACCGTTGAGCGTCCAGTGCAGCGTTTCGCCGGTGGCGCTCATGCTGTCGCCGTTGTGCGGGACGTCATAAATGACGCCAGTGGCCGCGGTACGTGCTGGCAACAGGCCAAGACCTTGCCCGAAGCCCAGCGGGCTGGTGGAACTGACGATGGCCGGGATACTGGCCAGCGGCATGTTTTCGCGAATGTTCAGGTCGCTGCCAACACTGATGCCGCCGAAATCCTTGGACAGGCTCAAACCGTAGATATCGATATCGTCGGAGTACGCCAGTTGATAAGTGGCGGTGCTCAACGAGTTCAACGTGTTGACAACAGCCGGCACCTGGCCCGCTGGACGCGTGCCATTGGGGTTGGCCGAGGTGACCCCGCGAGTGTCGAGCCAGGCCTGCGGCAGGATGTCCGAGGTCTTGCGGTAGTAGACGCCGAGGGTGCCGTCCAGCCACTCCGGTGACCACTTGGCCATTA
It encodes the following:
- a CDS encoding DUF1302 domain-containing protein, with amino-acid sequence MKHSQPFTLRRSPLAIAVVVAIMPVAGHAFEFDTGSPDWSVRLDNTVKYNYGVRTESADKRMLGSPNNNDGDYNFRKSGTNITNRVDLLTEMDVVYKQNMGFRVSAASWYDKAYENTGSNSNPFVNGNDARSGLVANDPRLAGVTNDNVGNGSPHLSNYAQRYYTGPSGEILDAFVFYSTEVGEESMLSVKAGQHNVFWGETILNPVHSVSYGQSGLDLAKLAASPGTEAKELFVPRNQLSMSFTVNPELTVGAQYFLKWDAARLPEAGTYYGGSDLVGFGAQSFLLGNTNSITPGSPLGCGVAPCNALTNVVRGHDLNPGNQGDWGVMAKWSPEWLDGTLGVYYRKTSDILPQAWLDTRGVTSANPNGTRPAGQVPAVVNTLNSLSTATYQLAYSDDIDIYGLSLSKDFGGISVGSDLNIRENMPLASIPAIVSSTSPLGFGQGLGLLPARTAATGVIYDVPHNGDSMSATGETLHWTLNGLMTLPKTPVYDQAVLLAELYYSNLLKLDDKNSALYKGKSTYRGIDAPTRDNWGIAVNFTPTWYQVFPGVDLNTPMSVNVGLDGVSPVVGGGAKDTGTYAAGIGAIVYNKYFVDLKYVDSFGKTDKCNVSGNSTGAANAGSGDGSTPNAFSGNENYACYAGGYSAFSGGGATTEDRGAVYLTLKTTF